Genomic DNA from Ruminococcus sp. OA3:
CGCGCAGCACACCGTCCACCAGCTGCAGACCATACGCGTGTGCATCTCCGGATGCAATCACAATCTTTTTTCCCTCCAGGCTTTTGCCGAGTCCTTCCGCTTTCAGCTCCTGTATGATCTCATCACGCATCTCATTTGTCTGGCGTCCGAGAACCGTGGGGTAAAAAGGAATGACTTCTTCATTCTGTCCGTCTGCCGTTGAGGAATGGAATGCTTTTTCCAGCTTCTGCGGTGCAAATTTCTTCAGCATCAGCAGCATTTCCAGCGGGTCCTCCGTGTCAATGCCCGCCTCTTTGAACGCGGACATGGCATTGTGAAAATACGTCTTTGCTTCTTTTACCATCACGTCTTTCATTTCGATGATCGGTGTCCAGTCAATCAGCGGCATCCATTCATCCGCCTTCTCCTCCACGCGCTTGCCGCAGCTGTAGATATTCAGCAGCTCCTGCAGCGTCGGCACGGCAATCTTTTCCGTGATCGACACCGGGTTAATAGCAAGCGCCATGTGGAATTTTTTCTCGGCACAGATCTCCAGCAGCATCTCCTGCGCCGCAAATCCATAGTTTCCGTCAATGTCATGATCCCACTGCATATTGGTGGATCCGTTGATATAGGTGAGCACCGGCTGTTCCTCAGTGCCCATCAACTCGTGCAGCGCCAGGGCCACGGCGATTCTTGTGTTTCCCTCGCTCAGCAGTCCGCCGAAAGAGATCACGTATCTCGCACCGCACAGTTTCGTACAGATATAGTGCTCAAGCAGCGCATATCCCACATACGACGCGCAATCCATGAAATACCCGGGAAAGCTGTCGTCCAGATATGTCTCCACCGCAAACATATCATCCCGTTTGCTCGCCATGATCCCCAGGGAAGTGACCATATCTGAGTAGCGTTTTACATCATCGGTGAATCCCGGATAGTCCCACAGGAACTGTCCGAAGGAACCGACCCGGACCGCACCTGCTTTCAGTGCATTCACCGTCGTCTCGATAGAATTCGGGCAGACCAGATGGTGGTCATTCAGGCTGATGTCGATCGGAGCCGCATTCCTGAGTGCCATCCAGTCGTCCAGGCTCTCCAGCATAAAACTTGTGGTCTTGGGTGCATTTTCTCTGTATTCTTTCGGCAGTGCCACATTTCCGCTTGGGATGTGCAGCATGGATCCAAGCTTAAATCCGGTCCGCTCCTGGAATTCGTAGATCTGCTTAACCGCTTCCACCTCGTCCGCAAGCGTCGCAAGCCCCATCAGCAGACACCAGTAGATCCTGCCTTCCCGCTGACACGCCTTTTTATACTCCATATGATTCGCATAGCCCTCATACCAGGTGAGCGGTGCCTCAAAACTGTTTCCAATCTCGATTCCTTTTTTCACCAGCTCACGTCCGTCCGCGTGAGGAGCCGGCTTTAACCCGCGGATATATTCTAACGTTGCCACGTCCATTCCTTCACACCCCTTTTCGTATCATTCGAATAAATCAGTCGCCCTGAGATAACGAACCTCACCGTGGATCGCACGGATGGCGTTTTCCCGCGTCGTGTGTGGCTCCAGGGTACACATTCCCTGATATCCGTCCTGTGCGAGCCTGTGTACCAGACCGTCAATATTCACAACGCCGTCCCTTGCTTCACAGTAATAGATCGTTCCCGGTTCACACGTCATCGCCCCTCCGAACCATTTCGTATCCGGGCAGAAACCGCCCGGCCGGTAAAGTCTTCCGTTCTTGATATGTACGTATGCGATATGCTTCTGCAGCAGTTCGTATGCATATGGAAACGCCTCGCAGGATGCATGGTAGTAGTTTGTCGCATCGAAATTCGTCTTAAAGTTCGGAGAATCAAATGCCTCTACAATCTTCAGCATATTTTCCGGTGTCCGGCTGGCATCTCCGGCTTCATTTTCCAGCGCCAGGATGACGCCGAGTTCTTCTGCACGTTTCACCGCCGCATCGAAGTACTGGTGGAGCCGTTCCATCTCCGGTGTGAGCCCCGGCTGAATCTTATCAGAATAATGATTCACCACTTTAGCCCCAAAAAATGCCGCGGCCTCCACTGTCGTTACCAGTTCCCGTGAAAATAATTCCGGATCACTCGTCATCTGCGTATCCAGCCCGAGACCAGAGGAGAGAGCACCCACGGTCAGCCCCGCAGCTTCGATCTGTTCTTTTGCCTTTCTCATGTTTTTATCTGAGAAGGCATAGAAGTTCACACGTTCTTTCCCGTTCGGCTCCAGATTCGAACCCCAAAGTTCCAAATGGCGGATCCCGAAGTCTTTTGCCAGTGGTATCAGCACATCCAGCGTCTCACCGGGAAATGTGTTTGTATTCAAACCAATCTTCATCATAACTGTTACCTCCCGTTCTAAAATTGACCCAGTGCGTCTTTTAACACATAGGATTTCTCCTGAAGAAATTCTTTCAGCGTCTCAGAAGATCCCTCTCTTCCAATACCGCTCTTCTTATAACCGCCGAACGGCATTGCTGCCGTGCGGTAATTGCCGCCGCCGTTGATGACAGCGCTCCCCGCCTGAATACGTTTGGCAAAGGAGATTGCTTTTGTCATATCTCTCGAAAACACAGCACTGTTCAGTCCATAAGGGCAGTTATTTACAAGTGCGTCTGCCTCTTCAATCGTCTTGAATGTGATAATCGGAAATACGGAGCCGAAGATTTCCATATCTTTTGCCACATCCATATCCCCGGTGACGCCCGTCAGTACTGCCGGTGACATAAAGTTTTTCCCCCATGCCTCGCCGCCGTATACAAGTTCTGCGCCCTGCTTCACCGTGTGACGGATCTGTTCGACTACTTCATTTCTCGCATTTTCTGAGATCATGCCGCCCACATCGTTTGACCGGTCCGTTGGATCTCCGATCTTCAGTTTTTTCAGAGCTGCAACCAGCTTTTCGGTAAATTCTTCTGCCACCGACTCGTGTACGATATACCGTTTGGATGCACAGCACACCTGGCCGGCATTGTTGACACGGCTCTCCAGCGCCTGATGAATCGTCAGATCAATATCTGCATCCTCCAGAATCACAAAGGCATCGTTTCCGCCGAGCTCCAGATAGCATCGGGTCAGGTTGCGGGCAGCCATCCCGGCAATATGTATCCCCGTCTCGGTGCCGCCTGTCATAGTGATCGCCGCAATTTTAGGATTCGTGATCAGCGCATCCCCGACAACAGAACCCCGGCCGGTCACCACCTGGGCAGCCTTTTTAGGAACACCCGCTTCGTGCAGACACTCGACCATCTTAATGATTGCCAGCGGACAGTCCGAGGGCGGTTTGATGATTACGGAATTCCCCGCTGCAAGAGCCGGTGCGATCTTGTGTCCGCACAGCTCTACCGGAAAGTTAAACGGCAGCAGACACGCGATCACACCAAGCGGCTCATATCTGGTAAAGATAATGTCATTGTGGCAGGACGTGGCATCAGTCCCGTTCGGCAATGATTTTCCGTAGATATGGCTTGCCTTGTCGCAGTAACTCTCGATCAATGCGGCTACGGTATCAACCTCCTCCTCAGCCTCCGCGATTCGTTTTCCGTTTTCCGAACAGAGTAAAGACCCGATCTCC
This window encodes:
- a CDS encoding cobalamin-dependent protein (Presence of a B(12) (cobalamin)-binding domain implies dependence on cobalamin itself, in one of its several forms, or in some unusual lineages, dependence on a cobalamin-like analog.); its protein translation is MATLEYIRGLKPAPHADGRELVKKGIEIGNSFEAPLTWYEGYANHMEYKKACQREGRIYWCLLMGLATLADEVEAVKQIYEFQERTGFKLGSMLHIPSGNVALPKEYRENAPKTTSFMLESLDDWMALRNAAPIDISLNDHHLVCPNSIETTVNALKAGAVRVGSFGQFLWDYPGFTDDVKRYSDMVTSLGIMASKRDDMFAVETYLDDSFPGYFMDCASYVGYALLEHYICTKLCGARYVISFGGLLSEGNTRIAVALALHELMGTEEQPVLTYINGSTNMQWDHDIDGNYGFAAQEMLLEICAEKKFHMALAINPVSITEKIAVPTLQELLNIYSCGKRVEEKADEWMPLIDWTPIIEMKDVMVKEAKTYFHNAMSAFKEAGIDTEDPLEMLLMLKKFAPQKLEKAFHSSTADGQNEEVIPFYPTVLGRQTNEMRDEIIQELKAEGLGKSLEGKKIVIASGDAHAYGLQLVDGVLREMGAVTINIGVDMDPIDLLDAADEDGTPYVGVSCHNGQALDYGKQLLELARERGREYIFFMGGKLNTILPGDAEPTEVGPMLCDMGIQADNDIKTTVVLIKDHSR
- a CDS encoding aldehyde dehydrogenase family protein translates to MYVQIGGEHLGRGYDMLPVFNPMTGIVIDHVPALTDQDIARAVDAAVEGQREWAAKPQNERNRILRKFAEIVLSRREEIGSLLCSENGKRIAEAEEEVDTVAALIESYCDKASHIYGKSLPNGTDATSCHNDIIFTRYEPLGVIACLLPFNFPVELCGHKIAPALAAGNSVIIKPPSDCPLAIIKMVECLHEAGVPKKAAQVVTGRGSVVGDALITNPKIAAITMTGGTETGIHIAGMAARNLTRCYLELGGNDAFVILEDADIDLTIHQALESRVNNAGQVCCASKRYIVHESVAEEFTEKLVAALKKLKIGDPTDRSNDVGGMISENARNEVVEQIRHTVKQGAELVYGGEAWGKNFMSPAVLTGVTGDMDVAKDMEIFGSVFPIITFKTIEEADALVNNCPYGLNSAVFSRDMTKAISFAKRIQAGSAVINGGGNYRTAAMPFGGYKKSGIGREGSSETLKEFLQEKSYVLKDALGQF
- a CDS encoding sugar phosphate isomerase/epimerase family protein, with product MMKIGLNTNTFPGETLDVLIPLAKDFGIRHLELWGSNLEPNGKERVNFYAFSDKNMRKAKEQIEAAGLTVGALSSGLGLDTQMTSDPELFSRELVTTVEAAAFFGAKVVNHYSDKIQPGLTPEMERLHQYFDAAVKRAEELGVILALENEAGDASRTPENMLKIVEAFDSPNFKTNFDATNYYHASCEAFPYAYELLQKHIAYVHIKNGRLYRPGGFCPDTKWFGGAMTCEPGTIYYCEARDGVVNIDGLVHRLAQDGYQGMCTLEPHTTRENAIRAIHGEVRYLRATDLFE